The DNA sequence CCACGCGGATGGTGCCATGGTCCGTGGTGATGACCATGCGGCCGCCGCGTTCGGCGATGCCCTTGATGATGTCCAGCAGCGGCGAATGCTCGAACCAGCTCTTGGTGAGGCTGCGGTAGGCGGCATCGTCATCGGCCAGCTCGCGGATCACCTCCATCTCGGTGCGGGCGTGGCTCAGCATGTCCACGAAGTTGTAGACGATCACGTTGAGCGGATTGCCCATCAGGTTGTCCAGCGATTCGGCCAGTTTCTTACCGGTGGCCAGGTTCAGGATCTTGTGGTAGCTGTACTTCACGTTCTTCCCCAGGCTTTTCAGCTGCCCTCCGATGAACTCCTCCTCGTGCGCGTTCTTGCTGCCCTGCTCGTCCTCGCTGATCCACTTGCCGGGGAAGCGCTTCTCGATCTCGCTTGGCATGAGGCCGGCGAATAGCGCGTTGCGCGCGTATTGCGTGGCGGTGGGCAGGATGCTGTAGAACATGCCCTGCTCCTCGGTGCGGAAGTACTCGCCGACGAAGGGCTCCAGCACGCGCCATTGGTCCAGCCGCAGGTTGTCGATCAGCACCAGGAAGAGTGGTGGCTGCTTCTCGTCGATCAGCGGCGCCACCTTGGCCTTGAAGATCTGGTGGCTCATCAGCGGGGTGTCGTCGCCCTGGCCGTTCACCCAGTCCAGGTAATTCTTCTCCACGAAGCGTGCGAAGAGGTCGTTGGCCTCGGTCCACTGGCTGCGCAATATGTCGGTCATGCCCTGGTCCTGCCCGCCCACGAGGTCCAGTTCCCATTTCACCAGTTCGCCGTAGAGCTGCTTCCAATCCTCGGTGCCCAGGCGATCGCCCATGCGCATGGCCAGCTGGCGGAACTGCTGCTGGTAGTTGCTGGTGGTCTTCTCGCTGCGCAGGCGCCGGCCTTCCAGGTGCTTCTTCAGGGTGAGCAGGATCTGGTTGGGGTTCACCGGTTTGATGAGGTAGTCGCCGATCTTGCCGCCGATGGCCTCCTCCATGATGTGCTCCTCCTCGCTCTTGGTGATCATCACCACCGGGGTGTGCGGTTGGATGTCCTTGATACGGCTGAGCGTTTCCAGCCCGCTGAGGCCGGGCATGTTCTCATCCAGGAAGATGATGTCGTACTCCTTGGCCCGCACCTTCTCCACGGCGTCCAGACCGTTGTTCACGGTGTCCACGCCGTAGCCCTTGCCTTCCAAAAAGAGCACATGCGGGCGCAGCAGGTCGATCTCGTCGTCGGCCCAAAGGATGTTGGCGGTCATGGGGTGGATGGGGGTGCCCGCAGGCGGTGCGATGGTGTTCCGGGTGATGTGCATATCCGGCCAACGCGGAACGAGACGCGGTGTTGCCCGGGTGGGCGAAGGTAGGGTCCGTCTGGAGGCGCCTCCCGTACTTTCGCACCTCACACAACACCTGTTCATGCTGCGATCCACCACGTTTCTTCTGTTGTTCGCCACCACCACCATGCTTCCGGCCCAGCACTGGGTGGATCTGCTGATGGACGAGACGACCAACATCCATGATGTGAAGGCCGCCTTCGACACCGAGTGGGAAGGCCGCACCTATGTGCGCGGCAAGGGCTGGAAACAGTTCCAGCGCTGGCACTGGTTCATGGAGCAGCGCACCTGGCCCAGCGGCGAGCGGCCCGACCCTGCGATCCACCTGCAGGCCACACAGGAGGTGCGGCAGATGCACGCCCAACGTGGCGGCCTGCGAGACGGGGCCGAATGGCGCTCCTTGGGACCCACGCAATGGAACACCTTCTCCTACAACCCCGGCAACGGACGCGTGAACTGCGTGGCGCTCGACCCCCAGGACCCGGAGATCATCTATGCGGGCACCCCCAGTGGCGGTCTGTGGCGCTACATCCCCGGCACAGGGTGGGAGGCCCTCTTCACCGACCTGCCCTCCATGGGCGTTTCCGGCATCGTCATCCACCCGGACGAACCGCAGACCATCTTCATCGCCACCGGTGATGGCGACGGTGCCGACACTTACAGCGCCGGGGTGCTGAAGACCACCGATGGCGGCCAGACCTGGGAAAGCACCGGACTGGACTGGAACATCAACCAGACCCGCACCACGCGGGCCCTGCGCATGCGCCAGAACGACCCCGACGTGCTGTATTGCGCCGCCAGCAGCGGATTGTACAGCACCACCGATGGCGGCGAGAACTGGACCCAGCACAGTGGTGGCTCATTCCGCGATGTGGAATTCATGCCGGGGGACACCACCATCGTGTACGCCTGCGGCACCTCATTCTACCGCAGCGAACCCGGTGGCGACAACTTCAGCAACGCGGGCATCACCGGCCTGCCTTCCCCCTCGCAGGTGGGTCGCATGGCCATCGCCGTCACACCCGCCGACCCCCTGATCGTGTACGCCCTGTGCAGCAACAACCAGAACGGTTTTCTCGGTCTCTACAGAAGCACCGATGGCGGCCACACCTTCGAGACGCGATCCACTTCGCCGAACCTCTTCGGCTACAGCGAGGTGGGCGATGACCTGGGCGGACAGGCCTGGTACGACATGGCCCTGGCCGTGGACACGGAGAACCCCGACCTCGTGTATGTGGGTGGCATCAACGTGTGGCGCAGCACCGATGGCGGCGCCAACTGGAACATCGTGTCCCACTGGGTCTACCCTTCCATGATCGGGTACACCCACGCGGACATCCATTCGCTGGATGTGCTGGACGGCAAGATCTGGTGCGGGTCCGACGGCGGGATCTTCGTCAGCGCCAACACCGGCAACAACTGGCAGAACCGAAGCTTCGGATTGGACATCACGCAATTCTACCGCATCGGCGGAAGCGCATCGGATGCCGGCCTGCTGCTGGGTGGCGCCCAGGACAACGGCACCAACCGTTTGAAGGACGGCCAATGGACGCACATCTTCGGCGCGGACGGCATGGAATGCGCGGTGGATCGTGCGAGCAACAGCATCCTCTACGGCGCATACCAGAACGGTGGTCTCCTGCGCTCCAACAACGAGGGTGTCAGCTGGACGGGCCTTACCGACAACATCGACGACGAAGGCGCCTGGGTCACACCCTATGTGCTGCACCCCACCGATCCCACGGTGCTCGTGGCCGGCTTCCGCAACCTGTGGGTCACCGCCGACCGTGGCGACAACTGGTACCAGACCACCTTCTGGCCCACGGGCGAATTCGTCCGTGTGATCGCCATCGCACCTTCCGATCCGGATGTGTGGTTCGCCGCACGCAACGACCGGGTCATGCGCAGCATCGACGGCGGCTTCACCTGGAATAGCATCAAGCCCGGCCTGCCCAACCTCTCGCCCACTTCCATCGCCGTGGACCACGATGATCCCCTGCATGTGTGGATCACCTTCAGCGGCCAGACCGGCGGACAGAAGGTCTATGAAAGCGTGAACGGTGGCAGCTCCTGGATCAACCGCAGCCTGGGCCTGCCCAACGTGCCGGCCAACAGCATCGTCACCCAGCCCGATTCGCCCAATGGCGTGTACCTCGGCACCGACATGGGCGTGTTCTACCGCGACGACTACACCGAGGGTTGGGAACTCTACGGCAACGGACTGCCCAATGTGGTGGTGACCGAACTGGAGATCCACATGGGCAGCGGCACCTTGCGCGCGGGTACTTATGGGCGTGGCATCTGGGAAGCGGACCTCTACTTCTCGCCCTTCGCCAGCGTGGATGGGATCGCGATCACCGAAGGTCCGCTGGTCATGCCGGTCGACATGGAAGGCCGCTACATCATCCGCGCCGACGAACGCCTGGGCCGGCTGCTGGAGGTGCGTGTGTTCGATGCCGTGGGACGGGCGATCCGCCCCCGCATGGGCCAGCGCGACCTGCACCAGTTGGACCTGTCCGCACAGCCACCGGGCACCTACCTGGTGCACATCACCATGGAGAAGGGCATGTGGACGAGGCCCGTGGTGGCCAGGGTGTGGTGACAGGGTTGAAGATCGGAGCGCCGACGGGGCCGACAGGACCAGACAACGTCCAACTACCTTCAACCTCCGTTGTCACCGGCATGAAGATCCTCAACGACCCCATCTACGGCTTCATCAGCGTGCCGCACCCGATGGTGCTGCGGCTGATCGACCATCCGTGGTTCCAGCGGCTGCGCTACATCAAGCAGCTGGCCCTTGGTCACCTGGTCTATCCCGGTGCGCTGCACACGCGCTTCCACCATGCGCTGGGCGCCATGCATCTGATGGGCGAGGCCATCGCCACTTTGCGTGGCAAGGGACATGGGATCACCGACGACGAGGCCCTCGGCGCATCCATCGCCATCCTGCTGCACGATGTGGGCCACGGACCCTTCAGCCATGCGTTGGAGCACAGCCTCGTGGAAGGCATCTCCCACGAGGACGTGAGCGCCCTGGTGATGGATGCGCTGAACGCCAGATTCGATGGCGCGCTCAGCACCGGTATCCGCATCTTCCGGGACCAGTATCCGAAACACTTCCTCCATCAACTCGTCAGCAGCCAGCTGGACGTGGACCGCATCGACTACCTGAACCGCGACAGCTTCTACACCGGCGTCAGTGAAGGTGTCATTGGTGGCGAGCGCATCATCAAGATGTTGCAGGTGGTCGATGATCGGCTGGTGGTGGAGGAGAAGGCCATTTACAGCATCGAGAAGTTCCTGGTGGCGCGGCGGCTGATGTACTGGCAGGTGTACCTGCACAAGACGGTGGTGGCCTGCGAACTGATGCTGGTGGAGACCCTGCGCCGCGCGAAGCACCTGGCCATGCGAGGTGAGGCCGTGTTCGCATCGCCCGCATTGTCGCGCTTCCTCACCAAGCACCATGACCGTGCGAGCTACCACGACCCGGAGGTGCTGGCGGACTTCCTCCGATTGGACGACCACGACGTGATGGGCGCTGTGAAGGTCTGGGCCGCCCATCCGGACAAAGTGCTGAAGCAATTGGCCGAGGACCTCACGCACCGACGCACGCTGCACATCCGCTTGCAGGACCAGCCCTGGGACCCACAGCGCGTCAAGGAGATGAAGGGCCGCGTGGCACAGCAGCTCGGTATCGACCCAACGGCGGCGGACCACTTCGTCCTCACCGGCAGCATCATCAATAACGCTTACGATCCCGCCCAGGACCGCATCGAACTGCTGCACAAGGATGGCACGCTTCGCGACATCGCCGACGCCAGCGACAACCTGGGGATCGCCGCGCTGAGCAAGCCGGTGGAGAAGTGGTACCTGGCGTGGCCGAGGTGGTCGCAGAAGTAAGTTCGCCCCATCATGCCGTCCCCCATCGTACTCGTGACCGGTGCCACCGCCGGTTTCGGCGAGGCCATCGCGCGCCGCTTCGCCGCCGAGGGTTGGCGTGTCGTCATCACCGGCCGCCGCAAGGAAAGATTGGAAGCCCTGCGCAAGGAGCTCGAAGGTCTGCACGGCAAGCTCGAAGGTCCACCCATCGTGCATCCCCTGCACTTCGATGTGCGCGACAACGACGAGGTGCAGCGTGCCATCGCCTCACTGCCCGACGACTGGAAGGATATCGACGTGCTGGTGAACAACGCCGGGCTCGCTGCCGGCATGGCATCCATCCAGGAGGGCGATCTGGAGGACTGGAACACCATGCTGGACACCAATGTGAAGGGCCTGCTGCACGTGAGCCGTGCGGTGATCCCCGGCATGATCGAGCGTGGGCGCGGTCACATCATCAACATCGGAAGCGTGGCTGGCAAGGAGGTGTACCCGCGCGGCAACGTGTACTGCGCCAGCAAGCATGCGGTGGACGCCCTGACCAAGGCCATGCGGCAGGACCTGCTCCCCCACGGCATCAAGGTGACCCAGATCGCGCCCGGCCTGGCCGAGACCGAATTCAGCCTGGTGCGCTTCAAGGGCGATGAACACAAGGCGAAGCAGGTCTACCTCGGCATGGAGCCCCTGCGCGGCGCCGACATCGCCGATCTGGTGTGGTTCGCCGCCACACGCCCGCCACATGTGTGCATCAACGATCTGGTGGTGACGCCTACCGCACAAGCCAGCAGCACACAAGTGCACCGGAAGGGCTGAAGTACATTGCGGTCCTTCCATCGAACCCAGCCACAGCACCATGTCCAAATTGGTCCGCATCCTACTCATTCTCCTCGGTGCCCTGCTCATCCTTGGCTTCATTGGCCTGCGCTTCATGAAGAAGCAGACCAAGCGCCACAGTCCGATGGAGAAAGTGACGCTGGTGCACCACGATATCGAGCTGGAGGTGAACTACTGCAGGCCCTTCAAGAAAGGACGCCCCATCTTCGGTGGGTTGGTGCCATACGACCAGGTGTGGCGCACCGGAGCGAACGAAGCCACCACCTTCCGCACCAATGCGGACATCCAGTTCGGTGACACGCCCCTGAAAGCCGGCACCTATACGCTGTGGACCATTCCGGGGCCGGAGCAATGGAAGGTGATCCTCAACGGCAAGCGCTACGCCTGGGGCGTGAAGTGGGGCGGTGAGGCGAGCCGCGAACCCGAGCACGATGTGGCGAAGGTGACGGTGCCCGTGGAAGCACAGAACCCGCCCTTGGAACAGTTCACCATCAGCTTGCAGGACGAACCCTTCGCTTTGGTGCTGGCCTGGGACCGCACGCGTGTGACCGTTCCGCTGGACCATTGACGGCCTTGGCCGGGGTATCTTCGCCGCGCCTCACCCAGCGCACCGTCCGCCATGCAATTCACCGCAGCACAGATCGCCGAGCTCCTCGGTGGAGAGGTCGATGGCGACCCGCAGGTCCTGGTGAATGATCTGGCCAAGATCGAGGAGGCCCGCAGCGGCACCCTTACCTTCCTGGCCAACCCCAAGTATACCGAGCACCTCTACACCACCGGCGCCAGCATCGCCATCGTGGCGGCGGCCTTCGAGCCCCAGCGCACCCTGCCCAAGCGTCTCACGCTCATCCGCGTGGGCGACCCGCGAGCCGCCTTCACCGAGTTGCTGGATCGCTACACGCAGTTGCAGTACGACCGCAAGGGCATCGAACAACCCAGCTATGTGAGCCCCAAGGCCAGGCTGGGCCGCGACACCTACGTGGGCACCTTCAGCCATATCGGCGATGACGTCGTGCTGGAGGATGCCGTGAAGATCTTCCCAGGCTGCGTGATCGGCGATGGCGTGCGAATCGGCCGCGGCACGCTTTTGCACGCCGGTGTGAAGGTCTACCCCAAATGCGTCATCGGCGCCGGATGCGTCATCCACAGCGGTGTCATCATCGGAGCGGACGGATTCGGTTTCAGCACTGATGCCGAAGGCCGTTACGTGAAGATGGCCCAGGTGGGCAATGTGGTGATCGAGGACCAGGTGGAGATCGGCGCCAACACCACCATCGACCGCGCCACCATGGGCAGCACCATCATCCGCACCGGTGTGAAGCTGGACAACCTGATCCAGGTGGGCCACAACGCGGAGATCGGGGCGCACACGGTGATCGCCGCGCAGACCGGCATCGCGGGCAGCAGCAAGGTGGGCGCCCATTGCATGATCGGCGGGCAGGTGGGCATCGCGGGGCATCTCACCATCGGCGACCGCGTGCGCATCGCCGCCCAGAGCGGTATCGCCAGCGACATCCCCGAAGGCACCACCGTGCAGGGTTCTCCGGCCTTCCCCATCGTGGAATTCAAGCGCAGCCATATCCTCTTCCGCCGCCTGCCCGAAATGGGCAAACGCCTGGGCGATCTGGAGCGCGGTCGATCCGGTGGGGAGCCTCCGGCGGCGGACCGGTAGCGCTTCGGCCCGGCGATCTACCTTCGCCCGGCGAGGCCATCGTGATGTCCGAGGCCCCTTAGCAAGGCGATGAGCGACCGGCAGCATACCCTGAGAAGCGAAGCCACGCTGCATGGTGTGGGACTCCATACCGGCGAACCTGTGGAGTTGACCCTTTGCCCGGCACCTGTGGGCCACGGCTACAAATTCCAGCGCACCGACCTGCCCGGCCAACCCGTGATCGAGGCCGATGCGGACCTGGTGGTGAGCACCGCGCGCGGCACCACCCTGGGCAAGGGCGAGGCCGTGGTGAACACCACCGAACACGTGCTCAGCGCGCTCTATGCCCTGGGCGTGGACAACTGCCTGCTGAAACTCACCGGTCCTGAAGTGCCCATCATGAACGGCAGTGCGCTGCCCTTCGTGGAGGCCATCGAAGCCGTGGGGCTGGAAGAACAGGACGCCGAACGGAACTGGTGGGTGCTGAAGGAACCCATCTGGTTCGAGACCGAGGAACGCGGCACCGAGATGCTCGGCGTTCCCGCGCCGGGCGGCGAATTCCGGCTGACCGTGATGGTGGACTACAACAGCCCCGTGCTCGGCACCCAGCACGCCAGCATGTACCGGGCGGAGGAGTTCAAGACGGAGATCGCCCCCTGCCGCACGTTCGTCTTCCTGCGCGAACTGGAACAACTCGCCAAGGCGGGGCTGATCAAAGGTGGCGACCTGGACAACGCCATTGTGCTGGAGGACCGGGAGGGCACCACCCAGGAGGACCTGAAGGCGCTCGCCAAAGCCCTGAACAAACCCTACCAGGAAGTGGAGATCCGCCGCAATGGCGTGCTCAACACCACCGATCTGAAATTCTTCAACGAACCCGCGCGCCACAAGCTCATGGACATCATCGGCGACCTGGCGCTGGTGGGCCGTCCCATCAAGGGCCACATCCTCGCCGCACGGCCCGGCCATTTCGGCAACACCAGCTTCGCCAAGCGCATCAAGGCCAAGATGCGTGAAGAAGAGAAGAACCCCGTGGCCCACCTGGACCTCACGGCTGAACCCTTGTATGACAACGCCGCGATCCACCGCCTCCTTCCCCACCGCTACCCCTTCCTGCTGGTGGACAAGGTGATGTCGATGGACAAGACCAGCATCATCGGCGTGAAGAACGTGACGCTGAACGAGCCGCACTTCACCGGCCATTTTCCCGGCAACCCCGTGATGCCCGGCGTGCTGCAGGTGGAGGCCATGGCGCAGGTGGGCGGCATCTTCGCCCTCAGCCAGGTGCCTGACCCCGAGAACTACACCACCTACTTCCTCAAGACCGACGGCATCCGCTACCGGCGCAAGGTGGTACCCGGCGACACGCTCGTATTCCACCTCACCCTGATCACGCCCATCCGGCGCGGCTTGGTGCACATGCAGGGCCACGGCTACGTGAACGGACAGCTCGCCGTGGAGGCCGAAATGATGGCCCAGATCGTGCGTGACAAGGTGCCTGCGGAAAAGAAGGCCAAGGCCGGCGCCTGAACATCATGAGCATCTCACCACACGCCTTCGTGCACCCCGACGCCAAGCTCGGGAAGGATGTCGTCGTGGAGCCTTTCGCCACCCTGCAGGCCGATGTGACGGTGGGCGATGGCACCTGGATCGGGCCCAGCGCGGTGCTGATGAACGGCACCCGCGTGGGCAGCAAGTGCCGCATCTTCCCCGGTGCGGTCATCGGCGCCATCCCGCAGGACCTGAAGTTCGCCGGCGAATACACCACGGCCGAAGTGGGCGATGGCACCACCATACGCGAGTGCGTCACCATCAATCGCGGCACCGCCGACCGCCTGAAGACCGCCGTAGGAGCCAATTGCCTGCTGATGGCCTACGTGCATCTGGCGCACGATTGCATCGTGGGCGACCATGTGGTGATCGCCAACAGCGTGAACCTCGCCGGCCACGTCACCATCGACGACTGGGCCATCCTGGAAGGCAACGTGGCGGTGCAGCAATTCATCCACATCGGTGCGCACAGCTTCATCGCCGGGGCCAGCCTGGTGCGCAAGAACGTGCCGCCCTTCGTGAAAGCCGCCCGCGAGCCGCTGAGCTATGTGGGCGTGAACGTGGTGGGCCTGCGTCGCCGCGGATTCAAGGACGACGCCATCGCGCGCATCGAGGACATCTACCGCGAGATCTTCGTGCGCAACAGCAACGTGGAGCGCGCCGTGCAGAACGTGGAGCAGACCATGGCCCGCAGCCCCGAACGCGGCCTCATCCTCGATTTCATCCGCAACAGCCCGCGTGGCATCATGCGGGGGCTCACGGAATGAGCATGGGCGTTGGGGCCAATGAAGGGTTGACAGGGCATGGAGATCATCCTGCGTGATATCGCGAAGCAATTCGGCCGCGAGGTGGTCGTCCAAGGCGTGTCGTTGAAGCTGGCCTCCGGCTCACGCACGGCGATCCTGGGTCCGAACGGAAGCGGCAAGAGCACCCTGCTCCAATTGGTGGGCGGGGCATTGGCCCCCACCTCGGGGTCGATCGAACACCGCACTGGCCAAGGCGCCATTCCGCAGGAAGCGGTGTACCGCCACATGAGCGTCGCGGCGCCCTACCTCGGACTCTATGAAGAGCTGTCCCTGCGGCAGACGATCGCCTTCCATGCGCGCTTCAAACCCCTGCGCAACGGGTTGCGGCCCGAGGAGGTGGCCGGCATCGCCAGACTGGAACACGCCCTGGAAAAGCCTGTGCGGCACTTCAGCAGCGGCATGAAGCAACGTGTGAAGCTCGCCCTGGCCATTCTCAGCGACACCCCTTTGCTGCTGCTGGACGAACCCGCCAGCAATCTGGACGCCACCGCCATCGCCTGGTACGTTGACCTGCTCGGCGGACACCTCGATGGACGCACCCTGCTGGTGGCCAGCAATGCCCAACAGGACGAATTCGCCCTGTGCCACGACCGCCTGGAAGTGGAGCGCTTCAAGGCCCTGCCGGGATAGGTCGCCGGCCACTCGCTCGCTCCATGGCAGGATGGCAGCCATCTTCAACCTCCAGCGGGCTTCAGCCACCAACCGAAAAGGGCCTATTTTCGCCGCCCGAACGAAATAGCACCGCCGCATGGCCACCACCGCCGACGTCAACGTAGGTTCCTACATCCGCTACAATGGGGACATCTGCCAGATCATGGAATGGCAGCACCGCACCCCGGGCAACCTGCGCGCCTTCTACCAGGGCAAGATGCGCAACCTGCGCAACGGCAAACTCGCCGAGAACCGTTTCCGCAGCGGGGAATCCCTGGAACTGCTGCGGGTGGAGGTGCACGAACTGCAATACCTCTACCGCGACGGCGACAACCTGGTGTGCATGGACCGGGAGACCTTCGACCAGAAGTACATTCCCGTGGGACTCTTCGGCAATGCCCTCGGATTCATGAAGGAGGAGATGATCGTGCAGGTCGGCTTCGAGAGCGAGGTGCCCATCTTCGCCCGCCCGCCCAAGGTGGTGGAGCTGGAAGTGACCTACACGGAGACCGCCGTGAAGGGCGATACCAGCAGCAAGGTGATGAAGGCCGCCACCCTGGACACGGGCGTGGAGATCAGCGTGCCCAGCTTCGTGGAGATCGGCACCGTGGTGCGCGTGGACACCGAGACCGGCGAGTACCTGGACCGGGTGAAGAAGTAGGCCGGGGCCACGACCTCCAAGCGTCCCAGCCGCGAAGGGCCAGTGCTCTTCAAGAGTCGGCCCAAGGTCGAGGATCGATCGGTCCAGCTTGGTGTGCAAGGGGCTGAGGCCCACCGATACTGGTCAAGGATCGCCTTGGATGGACTTTGATGGTACGATAGGTATCGGACGGCAATGCCTCTTCCCAGGAATGCCTGTGGGCCTTGGACGGACCGGGGATACACGTTCATTCATGTCCATTCATGGTTCGCTGCGCCAAGGCGCGTCGGCCCTGAGCGGTCGCACAATACGAGGGCCTCTACCTTTGGCCCACATCGCCCGGCCGTGCTACTCGATCCCCCCCACTCCGCATCCGACATCGCGCGTTGGCTCGGCGCCCAAGTGCTGGGCCGCGCCGATCTGCCCGTCACCGGCATCAACGAGATCAACCGTGTGGAGGCCGGCGACCTGGTCTTCGTGGACCATCCGAAGTACTACGACAAAGCCCTGCGCAGCGCCGCCACCACCATCCTCATCGACAAGGCCGTGGAGGTGCCCGAAGGCAAGGCGCTCATCGTCAGCGACGATCCCTGCCGCGACTACAACCGGCTGGTGGAGCGCTTCATGCCGCGCCGGTATTGGGATCAGGCGGATGCGGCCATCGGCGAAGGCAGCCGGGTGCATCCCAGTGCGATGCTCGGGCCGGACGTGGTCATCGGCCGCGGATGCATCATCCATCCCGGGGTGGTCATCTACGAGCGCACCACGATCGGCGACCGCGTGATCGTGCATGCCAACACGGTGATCGGCGCGGATCCCTTCTACTACAAGAAGCGCTCCGCCGGCTATGAAAAGATGCCGCCCGGAGGCAGTGTCACCATCGGCGACGACGTGGAGATCGGCGCGCTATGCACCATCGACCGCGGGGTGAGCGCCGACACGCGCATCGGCCGTGGCACCAAGATCGACAACCACGTGCAGGTGGGCCACGACACCATCATCGGAGAACATTGCCTGATCGCCGCGCATGTGGGCATCAGCGGCGCCGTGGTGATCGAGGATGGCGTGACGCTCTGGGGCCAGGTGGGCGTGCCCAGCAAACTGCGCATCGGCGCGGGCGCCACGGTGCTGGGCCAGAGCGGCCTGATCAATTCACTGGAGGGCGGCAGGACCTACTTCGGCAGTCCCGCCGGGGAATGGAAGGCCAAAATGCGCGAGATCGCGCTTCTGGGCCGCCTGCCGGAGCTGTTCAAGAAGCCCAAGGACTGAGAACATGGCCCGCCTGGAGCGCATCGTGGAGCGGTTGGAGTTGAAGGAATTCCAGCTGCGCGCACTGCTCGATGTCACCAAGGCCATCAACGCCAACATGGATCGCGGCGA is a window from the Flavobacteriales bacterium genome containing:
- the efp gene encoding elongation factor P encodes the protein MATTADVNVGSYIRYNGDICQIMEWQHRTPGNLRAFYQGKMRNLRNGKLAENRFRSGESLELLRVEVHELQYLYRDGDNLVCMDRETFDQKYIPVGLFGNALGFMKEEMIVQVGFESEVPIFARPPKVVELEVTYTETAVKGDTSSKVMKAATLDTGVEISVPSFVEIGTVVRVDTETGEYLDRVKK
- a CDS encoding UDP-3-O-(3-hydroxymyristoyl)glucosamine N-acyltransferase — its product is MPLPRNACGPWTDRGYTFIHVHSWFAAPRRVGPERSHNTRASTFGPHRPAVLLDPPHSASDIARWLGAQVLGRADLPVTGINEINRVEAGDLVFVDHPKYYDKALRSAATTILIDKAVEVPEGKALIVSDDPCRDYNRLVERFMPRRYWDQADAAIGEGSRVHPSAMLGPDVVIGRGCIIHPGVVIYERTTIGDRVIVHANTVIGADPFYYKKRSAGYEKMPPGGSVTIGDDVEIGALCTIDRGVSADTRIGRGTKIDNHVQVGHDTIIGEHCLIAAHVGISGAVVIEDGVTLWGQVGVPSKLRIGAGATVLGQSGLINSLEGGRTYFGSPAGEWKAKMREIALLGRLPELFKKPKD